The following proteins are co-located in the Anaerolineae bacterium genome:
- the fabF gene encoding beta-ketoacyl-ACP synthase II: MGAVTPLGNDLPSSWAGILAGRSGVGLITQFDPSDLRTRIAAEVKEFDPTRYLEVKEARRMDRFVHFAVACTQEALADSGLDLAQEDPRRVGVLLGSAVGGIHVLLDQVEVMRERGARRVSPFAITGLMLNAAAGQISIMLGVRGPSIALATACATGGHCLGEAAEIIRRGDADIMVAGGSEAGVVPIALAAFDSMHALCSRNDEPEKASRPFDADRDGFVVGEGAGVMILERMDRARARGARIYAELLGYGATDDAYHIAQPSEGGEGAMEAMEAALRAGNLRPEDVDYINAHGTSTRLNDAIETRAIKGVFGEHSRKLAVSSTKSMIGHLLGAAGAVEAIVCALAIRDQVLPPTINYDTPDPECDLDYVPNVARPAEVNVCLSNSFGLGGHNGTVALRRVEQ, encoded by the coding sequence ATGGGCGCTGTCACCCCCTTGGGGAACGATCTGCCCTCGTCCTGGGCCGGGATTCTGGCCGGCCGCTCCGGGGTGGGGCTCATCACTCAGTTCGACCCCAGCGACCTCCGCACCCGCATTGCGGCAGAGGTCAAGGAGTTCGATCCTACTCGCTATCTGGAGGTGAAGGAGGCGCGGCGGATGGACCGATTCGTCCACTTTGCCGTCGCCTGTACCCAGGAAGCCCTAGCTGACTCCGGGCTGGATCTGGCGCAGGAGGATCCCCGGCGCGTGGGCGTGTTGCTGGGCTCGGCCGTGGGCGGAATCCACGTGCTCCTGGACCAAGTCGAGGTCATGCGGGAGCGGGGTGCCCGCCGGGTTAGCCCCTTCGCCATTACCGGCCTGATGCTGAACGCCGCCGCCGGTCAGATCAGCATCATGCTTGGGGTCCGAGGCCCCAGCATTGCCCTGGCCACAGCCTGCGCCACCGGAGGCCATTGCCTGGGAGAGGCGGCCGAGATCATCCGCCGTGGAGACGCCGACATCATGGTCGCCGGAGGCTCGGAGGCCGGCGTGGTGCCCATCGCGCTGGCCGCCTTCGACAGCATGCATGCCCTCTGCAGCCGTAACGATGAGCCAGAGAAGGCCAGCCGTCCCTTCGATGCGGACCGCGACGGTTTCGTGGTGGGCGAGGGGGCAGGGGTGATGATCCTGGAGCGGATGGATCGGGCCCGGGCGCGCGGGGCTCGCATCTACGCCGAGCTACTGGGCTACGGCGCCACTGACGACGCCTACCACATCGCTCAACCGTCTGAGGGAGGAGAAGGAGCGATGGAGGCGATGGAGGCAGCCCTCCGCGCCGGCAACCTCCGGCCGGAGGATGTGGATTACATCAACGCCCACGGTACCAGCACCCGACTCAACGACGCCATCGAAACCCGCGCCATCAAGGGGGTCTTCGGCGAGCACAGCCGCAAGTTGGCCGTCAGTTCCACCAAGAGCATGATCGGCCACCTGTTGGGGGCAGCGGGAGCGGTGGAGGCCATCGTCTGCGCTCTAGCCATCCGGGATCAGGTGTTGCCGCCCACCATCAACTACGACACTCCCGATCCAGAGTGTGACCTGGACTACGTGCCTAACGTGGCCCGGCCGGCCGAGGTGAACGTGTGCCTGTCCAACTCCTTTGGGCTGGGGGGCCACAACGGGACGGTGGCTCTGCGTAGAGTGGAGCAGTAG
- a CDS encoding AAC(3) family N-acetyltransferase — translation MDVTREDIAAGVRAIGVPPGATVLVHSSLSSFGHVVGGPHSVIQGLLQAVGPEGTVVFPTLTGSAELGPDNPPYFDVRQTPCWTGRIPEVARQHPEARRSLHPTHSVAAIGPGTAELLEGHELSPTPCGPDTPFGRLVRSDSGYVVFLGVGLQCNTTFHHAEEVAGVTYHMQQEPVTAIIVDYEGRERSVRLWLHRYGPRRNFPRPEPYFLAKGIQKMGRIANCTVRVLKARPMVEYVLDRLRQDPEYLLAPQ, via the coding sequence ATGGACGTCACCCGAGAGGACATCGCCGCCGGCGTACGCGCCATTGGGGTGCCCCCCGGTGCTACGGTGCTGGTGCATTCCTCTCTCAGCAGCTTCGGTCACGTCGTAGGTGGCCCCCACTCCGTCATACAGGGCTTGCTGCAAGCGGTGGGCCCCGAGGGCACGGTGGTCTTCCCCACCCTCACCGGCTCGGCCGAACTAGGACCCGACAACCCTCCCTACTTCGACGTCCGGCAGACTCCCTGCTGGACCGGACGCATCCCCGAGGTGGCGCGCCAGCACCCGGAAGCCCGCCGCAGCCTCCACCCTACCCATAGCGTGGCCGCCATCGGGCCAGGTACGGCGGAGCTACTGGAAGGACACGAGCTTTCACCCACCCCCTGCGGCCCCGACACGCCCTTCGGCCGGCTGGTCCGCTCCGACAGCGGCTATGTGGTCTTCCTGGGAGTGGGGCTGCAATGCAACACCACCTTCCACCATGCCGAGGAGGTGGCGGGAGTGACCTATCACATGCAGCAGGAGCCGGTCACGGCTATCATCGTGGACTACGAGGGACGGGAACGATCGGTGCGACTGTGGCTACACCGTTATGGCCCTCGGCGCAACTTCCCCCGGCCCGAGCCCTACTTCCTGGCCAAGGGCATCCAGAAGATGGGCCGCATCGCCAACTGCACCGTCCGGGTGCTGAAGGCCCGGCCCATGGTGGAGTACGTCCTCGACCGCCTGCGGCAGGACCCCGAGTACCTGCTGGCCCCACAGTAG
- the rnc gene encoding ribonuclease III — MDKGALELEERLGYTFADATLLRTALTHSSYLNETADLLEHNQRLEYLGDAIVDFLVAEVLYYRFPDAREGEMTRWRAQLVSTEGLAGLAAQLGLGEHLLLGRGEEATGGRRKPANLAAALEALVAALYLDSDWETVKRVMLPHFRPYIEQATAMRGPWDARSRLQEEVQARLGVTPRYVEVGGRGPDHRPVFTVEVWVGDEVWGRGEGPSKRAAAQAAAERALQRLD; from the coding sequence GTGGATAAGGGTGCTCTGGAGCTGGAGGAGCGCCTGGGTTATACCTTCGCAGATGCGACTTTGCTGCGGACGGCGCTGACCCACAGCTCCTACCTGAACGAGACCGCCGACCTCCTGGAGCACAACCAGCGGTTGGAGTACCTGGGAGATGCCATCGTGGATTTCCTGGTGGCCGAGGTGCTCTACTACCGTTTCCCGGACGCCCGGGAAGGTGAGATGACTCGCTGGCGGGCGCAGCTGGTCAGCACCGAAGGGCTGGCCGGCCTGGCGGCCCAGCTTGGCCTGGGCGAGCATCTGCTGCTCGGCCGCGGCGAGGAGGCCACCGGCGGGCGTCGTAAGCCAGCCAACCTGGCGGCGGCGCTGGAGGCGCTGGTGGCAGCGCTGTACCTCGACTCGGACTGGGAAACGGTCAAGAGGGTCATGCTGCCTCACTTCCGCCCTTACATCGAACAGGCCACCGCCATGCGAGGCCCATGGGACGCCCGCAGCCGTCTCCAGGAAGAGGTGCAGGCCCGCCTGGGAGTGACCCCGCGTTATGTGGAGGTGGGCGGCCGCGGCCCTGACCACCGGCCGGTGTTCACCGTGGAGGTCTGGGTGGGGGACGAGGTCTGGGGCCGGGGCGAGGGCCCCAGCAAACGCGCCGCCGCTCAGGCTGCCGCCGAGCGCGCCTTACAACGGTTGGACTGA
- the smc gene encoding chromosome segregation protein SMC — MRLSRLIVQGYKSFATRTEFSFPGDITAIVGPNGSGKSNIADALRWVLGEQSYSQLRSRRTSDLIFAGSDGRSRLGMAEATMVLDNSDGSLPLDFQEVSISRRAYRSGENEYYLNGVRTRLKDLTELLAQGGLDRLTFSVIGQGMVDAALSLSPAERRRLFEEAAGITAYQSKRETALRQLDEVAANVLRVRDLMGELEPQLRRLATQAEQTNRWREVQAELAQLQTVYFGQRLHAAAEQAQAARERALYLRQRLELQSAELAQLQHTIEVLAREERELSTRLASQQLKAEQLNANLTASDREAAVLAERERALKERLAEMGRDRRLLLQEMRSAGEEERSLTLEAERLHQDAEALRESVDRLKAAQAAERERRRALQGRLEQVRRQLSDALSQRTEAGSDEAAAARRSQELTRLMEETSVAVDQDAEVRAAWAEEVNRLEGAAKRAGQALAQARRELDDRRQDLRRVQQQLAQTQRQASALEEEEQALRARLSLLTRMQRESYYPGVREVLELARRTEDSGIVGVVASLIRVPTGLEVAIEAALGARLQQVVVRRWSDAERAIEHLKRKHGGRVTFLPLETIQPPAAVQPTQFPGLVGVASNLVEVEPGLERVGQYLLNRILVVEDLTAARLALERVRGTESRSAPPRSYTIATLAGEVAQSSGSVTGGGERRSRSALLEQERERRRLPAEIRRRQSEREGVAAQALELRRALEEAEAGLSAAEERVQQARAAAEQAQGDESRAQLELRRVEERLQWQGERLAELKREQTVLARRREIAAERVTAAEAEAQRWQEVARQLEAELAAGGYGGVSAGETTGAEGEAGLEVERVRLAALQERVGQIRSALEGAERQRARLSARLEERNKHLRGLREELAAVRSSRAAMLEARTRYAQGLQDLEQAIRPERERLACLQRQREDLEGEERIRRQQHLEFGQLCGEAEISARRAQDVLTSLREAARLELEEESLRTLTESPAGGGSDNGLSLEEMEARVEALRRRRRAMGNVNPNAPQEHAELQERYQFLASQAADLEQAASSLRQVIQELEQTMQRRFRLTFEQVAARFEAFFRELFGGGSARLSLSDPEDLSGAGVDITVRPPGKRSQDLALLSGGERALTSVALLFALLEASGTPFCVMDEVDAMLDEANVSRFRRLLQRLATDTQFIVISHNRHTIEAADAIYGVTMGEDGTSHTLSLMLNEASQVRTAG, encoded by the coding sequence ATGCGCCTCAGCCGACTCATTGTACAGGGCTACAAATCCTTCGCCACCCGGACTGAGTTCTCCTTTCCCGGAGACATAACCGCCATAGTCGGCCCCAACGGCAGCGGCAAGAGCAACATTGCCGATGCCCTGCGCTGGGTGCTGGGGGAGCAGTCCTACAGCCAACTTCGCAGCCGCCGCACCAGCGACCTCATCTTCGCCGGCTCCGATGGCCGCAGTCGCCTAGGCATGGCCGAGGCCACCATGGTGCTGGACAACAGCGACGGGTCGCTGCCTCTGGACTTCCAGGAGGTGTCCATCTCTCGCCGTGCCTACCGCTCGGGAGAGAACGAATACTACCTGAACGGCGTCCGCACCCGGTTGAAGGACCTGACTGAGCTTCTGGCCCAGGGAGGGCTGGACCGGCTCACCTTCTCCGTCATCGGGCAAGGAATGGTGGATGCGGCGCTCAGCCTCAGCCCTGCGGAGCGGCGGCGTCTCTTCGAAGAGGCGGCCGGCATCACCGCCTACCAGAGCAAGCGCGAGACGGCGCTACGCCAGCTGGACGAGGTGGCAGCCAACGTCCTGCGGGTGCGCGACCTGATGGGGGAGCTGGAGCCTCAACTGCGGCGGCTGGCGACCCAGGCCGAGCAGACGAACCGCTGGAGGGAGGTGCAGGCCGAGCTGGCCCAGCTGCAGACCGTCTACTTCGGGCAACGGCTCCATGCCGCCGCCGAACAGGCTCAAGCGGCGCGCGAGCGCGCCCTCTACCTCCGGCAGCGCTTGGAGCTTCAGTCGGCCGAACTGGCCCAGCTGCAGCACACGATCGAGGTCCTTGCTCGCGAGGAGCGGGAGCTCTCCACCCGATTGGCGTCGCAACAGCTGAAAGCGGAGCAACTCAATGCCAACCTGACGGCGAGCGACCGGGAGGCAGCAGTATTGGCCGAGCGAGAGCGAGCGCTCAAGGAACGGTTGGCAGAGATGGGGCGGGACCGGCGACTGCTGCTGCAGGAGATGCGGTCGGCCGGAGAGGAAGAGAGGTCTCTGACCCTGGAAGCCGAACGTCTTCATCAGGACGCCGAAGCTTTGAGGGAGTCGGTGGATCGCCTGAAGGCAGCTCAGGCGGCGGAGCGGGAGCGTCGCCGGGCGCTGCAAGGTCGCCTCGAGCAGGTACGCCGACAGCTTTCCGATGCCTTGTCTCAGCGCACCGAAGCGGGTTCGGACGAGGCGGCAGCCGCCCGTAGAAGCCAAGAGTTGACCCGCCTGATGGAAGAGACGAGCGTCGCGGTGGATCAGGACGCGGAGGTTCGAGCCGCCTGGGCCGAGGAGGTGAACCGGCTGGAAGGGGCGGCCAAGCGCGCCGGCCAAGCCCTGGCTCAGGCGCGGCGAGAGCTGGATGATCGGCGGCAGGACCTCAGGCGGGTTCAGCAGCAGCTGGCCCAGACGCAGCGGCAGGCGAGCGCGCTGGAGGAAGAGGAGCAGGCGCTCCGGGCCCGGCTGTCGCTCCTCACTCGAATGCAGCGGGAGTCGTATTACCCGGGAGTGCGGGAGGTGCTGGAGCTGGCCCGTCGGACGGAGGATTCGGGCATCGTGGGCGTCGTGGCGTCGCTGATCCGGGTGCCAACCGGGCTGGAGGTGGCCATCGAGGCGGCTCTGGGAGCGCGCCTGCAGCAGGTGGTGGTGCGCCGCTGGAGCGACGCGGAGAGGGCCATCGAGCACCTAAAGCGCAAACACGGCGGGCGAGTCACCTTCCTGCCTCTGGAGACGATCCAGCCGCCGGCCGCGGTGCAGCCGACGCAGTTCCCGGGGCTGGTGGGGGTAGCCTCCAACCTGGTGGAGGTGGAGCCAGGCCTGGAGCGGGTGGGGCAGTACCTGCTCAACCGGATCCTGGTGGTGGAGGACCTGACGGCAGCTCGGCTGGCGCTGGAGCGGGTGAGGGGAACTGAATCGCGCTCAGCCCCACCTCGCTCCTACACCATCGCTACCCTGGCAGGCGAAGTGGCCCAGTCCTCGGGGAGCGTCACCGGAGGCGGAGAGCGCCGGAGCCGGAGCGCGCTTTTGGAGCAGGAGAGGGAGCGCCGGCGACTGCCGGCCGAGATCCGCCGCCGGCAGTCGGAGCGAGAGGGGGTGGCGGCGCAGGCCCTGGAGCTGCGAAGGGCCCTGGAAGAGGCTGAGGCGGGCCTTAGTGCGGCTGAGGAACGCGTCCAACAGGCGAGGGCCGCGGCGGAGCAGGCTCAGGGAGATGAGAGCAGAGCTCAGTTGGAGCTGCGTCGGGTCGAGGAGCGCCTCCAGTGGCAGGGCGAGCGCCTGGCAGAGCTCAAGCGCGAGCAGACCGTGCTGGCCCGGCGCCGGGAGATCGCGGCCGAGCGGGTGACCGCGGCAGAAGCGGAAGCCCAGAGGTGGCAGGAAGTGGCGCGACAACTGGAGGCGGAGCTGGCTGCCGGTGGCTACGGTGGCGTCTCGGCCGGCGAGACCACCGGAGCGGAGGGCGAGGCTGGGCTCGAGGTGGAGCGTGTCCGCCTGGCCGCGCTCCAGGAAAGGGTGGGTCAGATTCGCTCCGCCCTTGAGGGGGCCGAGCGCCAGCGGGCCCGGCTGAGTGCCCGACTGGAAGAGCGGAACAAGCACCTGAGAGGGCTACGCGAGGAGCTGGCCGCAGTGCGGTCGTCCCGGGCGGCAATGTTGGAGGCGCGCACCCGATACGCTCAGGGCCTGCAGGATCTGGAGCAAGCTATCCGCCCCGAGCGGGAGAGGCTAGCCTGCCTTCAGCGCCAGCGCGAGGACCTCGAAGGAGAGGAGAGGATCCGCCGGCAGCAGCATTTGGAGTTCGGCCAGCTGTGCGGAGAGGCCGAGATCTCGGCCAGACGGGCTCAGGACGTCCTGACCTCGTTGCGGGAGGCAGCGCGATTGGAGCTAGAGGAGGAAAGCCTCCGAACGCTCACGGAGTCGCCCGCCGGCGGGGGTTCCGACAACGGCCTCTCTCTGGAGGAGATGGAGGCCCGGGTGGAGGCCCTCAGGCGACGTCGTCGAGCCATGGGGAACGTCAATCCCAATGCCCCTCAGGAGCACGCCGAGTTGCAGGAGCGCTACCAGTTCCTCGCCTCGCAAGCGGCCGATCTGGAGCAGGCAGCCTCATCGCTGCGCCAGGTGATCCAAGAGCTGGAGCAGACCATGCAGCGGCGGTTCAGGCTCACCTTCGAACAGGTCGCCGCTCGTTTCGAGGCTTTTTTCCGTGAGCTCTTCGGCGGCGGCAGCGCTCGCCTGTCTCTGAGCGACCCGGAGGACCTCTCTGGCGCCGGGGTGGACATCACCGTACGCCCGCCCGGGAAGCGAAGCCAGGACCTGGCACTCCTGTCCGGCGGCGAGCGGGCCCTGACTTCGGTGGCTCTGCTCTTCGCTTTGCTGGAGGCCAGCGGCACCCCGTTCTGCGTCATGGATGAAGTGGATGCCATGCTGGACGAGGCGAACGTGAGTCGCTTCCGGCGACTGCTTCAGCGCTTGGCCACCGACACTCAGTTCATAGTGATCTCACACAACCGGCACACAATCGAGGCCGCCGATGCCATCTACGGTGTCACTATGGGCGAAGATGGCACTTCCCATACGCTATCCCTTATGCTAAATGAAGCGAGCCAAGTCAGGACCGCGGGTTAG